The Phragmites australis chromosome 15, lpPhrAust1.1, whole genome shotgun sequence genome window below encodes:
- the LOC133891985 gene encoding L-ascorbate oxidase homolog, translating to MAGGNAGAAAARRLSFVGLLLLPPLLSVLVAGDDPYRFFTWTVTYGDISPLGVKQQGILINNQFPGPQVEAVTNDNLIINVFNKLNEPFLLSWSGIQQRRNSFEDGVAGTTCPIPPGGNFTYILQAKDQIGTYYYFPSLAFHKAAGGFGGIRVLSRPMIPVPFPPPAADYTVLIGDWYKADHTDLRYTLDSGKALGFPDGLLINGRSWNGYTFTVQPGKTYRFRITNVGLATSLNIRFQGHTMKLVEVEGSHSMQTTYSSLDVHLGQSYSVLLTADQPGFDYAIVVSTRFTSKIISTTAVLHYTNSAGEAPGPLPGGPTIQIDWSLNQARSIRWNLTASGPRPNPQGSYHYGLVPVARTIRLANSAATINGKQRYAVNSVSYVNADTPLKIADYYKISGVFSVGTIADNPTYGSAYLQTSVMGANYRDYVEIVFENNEDEVQSWHIDGYAFWVVGMDGGKWSSASRQGYNLRDGISRYTVQVYPRSWTAIYMALDNVGMWNVRSENWARQYLGQQFYLRVWTPSTSLRDEYAIPKNALLCGRVAGRPTRLL from the exons ATGGCAGGCGGCAATGCCGGTGCCGCCGCTGCTCGTCGCTTGTCCTTCGtcggcctgctgctgctgccgccgctgctCTCGGTCCTCGTTGCCGGCGACGACCCGTACCGGTTCTTCACGTGGACGGTCACCTACGGCGACATCTCCCCGCTCGGCGTCAAGCAGCAG GGGATCCTGATCAACAACCAGTTCCCGGGGCCGCAGGTCGAGGCCGTCACCAACGACAATCTCATCATCAACGTCTTCAACAAGCTCAACGAGCCATTCCTCCTCTCCTG GAGCGGGATCCAGCAGCGGCGGAACTCGTTCGAGGACGGTGTGGCCGGCACGACGTGCCCGATCCCGCCCGGCGGCAACTTCACCTACATCCTGCAGGCCAAGGACCAGATCGGCACCTACTACTACTTCCCCTCGCTCGCCTTCCACAAGGCCGCCGGCGGCTTCGGCGGCATCCGCGTCCTCAGCCGCCCCATGATCCCCGTCCCGTTCCCGCCGCCCGCCGCGGACTACACCGTCCTCATCGGCGACTGGTACAAGGCCGACCACACC GACTTGAGGTACACGCTTGACAGCGGCAAGGCGCTTGGCTTCCCAGACGGCTTGCTGATCAACGGCCGAAGTTGGAATGGCTACACCTTCACCGTCCAGCCTG GCAAGACGTACCGTTTCCGGATCACCAACGTGGGGCTGGCCACTTCCCTCAACATAAGGTTCCAGGGGCACACCATGAAACTCGTCGAGGTGGAGGGGTCGCACAGCATGCAGACCACCTACTCCTCCCTGGACGTGCACCTCGGCCAGTCCTACTCGGTGCTCCTAACCGCCGACCAGCCCGGGTTCGACTACGCCATTGTCGTCTCCACGCGCTTCACCAGCAAGATCATCTCCACCACGGCCGTCCTGCACTACACCAACTCCGCCGGCGAGGCACCCGGCCCTCTGCCCGGAGGCCCCACCATCCAGATCGACTGGTCACTCAATCAGGCCCGATCTATCAG ATGGAACCTCACGGCGAGCGGGCCCAGGCCGAATCCGCAGGGCTCCTACCACTACGGTCTGGTGCCGGTGGCCAGGACCATCAGACTGGCCAACTCGGCGGCGACTATCAACGGGAAGCAGAGGTACGCGGTGAACAGCGTGTCGTACGTCAACGCGGACACCCCGCTCAAGATCGCCGACTACTACAAGATCTCCGGCGTGTTCTCGGTGGGCACCATCGCCGACAACCCGACCTACGGCAGCGCCTACCTCCAGACGTCGGTCATGGGGGCGAATTACAGGGATTACGTCGAGATTGTGTTTGAGAACAACGAGGACGAGGTGCAGTCCTGGCACATCGACGGCTAcgccttctgggtcgtcgg AATGGATGGAGGAAAATGGTCGTCCGCAAGCAGGCAGGGCTACAATTTGAGGGATGGCATTTCACGGTACACAGTTCAG GTTTACCCCAGGTCATGGACAGCGATCTACATGGCCCTGGACAACGTCGGCATGTGGAACGTCAGGTCGGAGAACTGGGCCAGGCAGTATCTGGGGCAGCAGTTCTACCTCCGCGTCTGGACGCCGTCGACGTCGTTGCGCGACGAGTACGCGATCCCCAAGAACGCGCTCCTCTGCGGCCGGGTCGCCGGTCGCCCAACCAGGCTGCTCTGA